In Hallerella porci, the genomic stretch CTGTCCGGTAAAAAACGGCCGAACTTTTCGTAGAGCGACTTGTAGACGGCCTCGAAGAACTTGCAGGGGCGTCTGTTGTTCGCGTCGGAGAAAGTGCTCATCTTCAGCGATCCCGTGAACCCGGCGTGCCACAGGTGCCTCGCTTCCGTGTTCACTCCCGTAAGGATTTCGCGCAGGGACCTGTAATTTTTGAATACAGCGAACAACAGCACGAGCAGGTGCTGGAACCCGTCGAACTTCTTGACATAGCGTTCCCCGCCAACGCTGCGGGATTGCCTCAGAATTTCGCCTTTAGAGAGGTATTTTGTGATTTGTGCGTATATCGGCTGTCCGGTAAAATTTCTACTTTCCATGGTGCTTTTGAGCTTGTTTTTGATTGCAAACTGAACAATAGTCAAAAGTGGCGACTCCCGGAAACGGAAGTCGCCTTTTTTTGTTAGATTTTAGGTTGAATTAAAAAGTTTTACCGGACACTAATAATTTATTTTAAATTTGCGCCAACATGTTTTTGGGAAAGAAAATTTTACTCGGCATTTTTTTGTTTGCAGCGCTTGCGTTTGCCGATGTGAATTTTTATTCTCAAGATACTCTAGCCTTTGACACGACTTCCCAGAAAAATTTTC encodes the following:
- a CDS encoding DUF4372 domain-containing protein, coding for MTIVQFAIKNKLKSTMESRNFTGQPIYAQITKYLSKGEILRQSRSVGGERYVKKFDGFQHLLVLLFAVFKNYRSLREILTGVNTEARHLWHAGFTGSLKMSTFSDANNRRPCKFFEAVYKSLYEKFGRFLPD